From the genome of Candidatus Binataceae bacterium, one region includes:
- the gspE gene encoding type II secretion system ATPase GspE — protein MATALKNFEEILLDRSWVSQQDLERAHQRRKPGQELAATLVEMGALEPQRLSRALAQQYHLPFQAHIDEHTVEHKLISQLPINYAKKNCLLPLYYDGQAVTVAIADPANFEALDDLRLLYGQAIEAVVAPSEVITDALNRAYDQAANTTPHDLMIDLGEERLELVANELAQEPRDLLDSDDAAPIIKLVNGLLSQAVKDRASDIHIECFESDLVVRFRVDGILYDVISPPKRFQSAITSRVKVMSGLNIAEKRLPQDGRIRLRIAGRDIDVRVSTIPTAFGERIVLRLLDQAQNLVDLQLDKLGFAGENLRRLNRLIYQSHGIILVTGPTGSGKTTTLYACLKQINSVDKNIITIEDPIEYQLHGIGQVQVNPKIELTFASGLRSILRQDPNVIMVGEIRDSETAEIAIQAALTGHLVFSTLHTNDSFGAVTRLVDMGIEPFLVSSSILAVVAQRLVRLLCRECKVPYTPSAEELSRIGMRPAQLTGPIYRPAPNGCKACRGTGYRGRTAINELMLMEDEVRVLVMKNADAATIRRACTSRGMRLLRQDGAEQILAGLTTIEELLSVTQEDII, from the coding sequence GTGGCCACCGCACTGAAAAATTTTGAGGAAATTTTGCTTGACCGCTCCTGGGTCTCACAGCAGGATCTGGAGCGCGCCCATCAGCGACGCAAACCCGGCCAGGAATTGGCCGCGACGTTGGTCGAGATGGGTGCTTTGGAACCGCAGCGTTTGTCCCGTGCGCTGGCCCAGCAATACCACCTGCCCTTCCAGGCTCACATCGACGAGCATACGGTCGAGCATAAGCTCATTAGCCAACTTCCGATTAATTACGCCAAGAAAAACTGTTTGCTGCCGCTCTATTACGATGGCCAGGCGGTCACGGTGGCGATCGCCGATCCGGCCAATTTCGAGGCCCTGGATGACTTGCGCCTGCTCTACGGTCAAGCGATTGAAGCGGTGGTGGCGCCGAGCGAAGTGATCACCGACGCGCTCAATCGCGCTTACGACCAGGCGGCCAACACCACCCCGCACGATTTGATGATCGATCTGGGCGAGGAGCGGTTAGAGCTGGTAGCCAACGAATTGGCCCAGGAACCCCGCGACTTGCTGGACTCCGACGACGCCGCGCCGATCATCAAGCTGGTCAACGGCTTGCTATCCCAGGCGGTGAAGGATCGCGCCAGCGACATCCATATAGAGTGCTTCGAGAGCGACCTGGTCGTGCGCTTTCGCGTCGACGGTATCCTTTACGACGTGATTTCGCCTCCGAAGCGCTTCCAGTCTGCCATCACGTCGCGCGTCAAGGTCATGTCGGGGCTCAACATCGCCGAAAAGCGCCTACCCCAGGACGGCCGCATCCGGCTGCGAATCGCGGGCCGAGACATCGATGTGCGGGTCAGCACCATTCCCACCGCCTTTGGCGAGCGGATCGTACTGCGGCTGTTGGATCAGGCGCAAAATCTGGTCGATTTGCAGCTGGACAAGCTGGGCTTCGCGGGCGAGAACCTGCGCCGGCTAAACCGCCTGATCTATCAGAGCCACGGCATCATCCTGGTTACCGGTCCAACCGGGTCGGGCAAAACCACGACCCTGTACGCCTGCCTCAAACAGATCAATTCGGTGGACAAAAACATCATTACCATCGAAGATCCGATCGAGTATCAGCTGCACGGCATTGGCCAGGTCCAGGTCAATCCAAAGATCGAGCTGACCTTCGCAAGCGGCCTGCGCTCAATCCTGCGTCAGGATCCCAACGTCATAATGGTGGGCGAAATTCGCGATAGCGAAACTGCCGAAATCGCCATCCAGGCCGCTCTGACTGGTCATCTGGTCTTCTCCACCCTGCATACCAACGACTCCTTCGGGGCCGTCACGCGGCTGGTTGACATGGGGATTGAGCCATTCCTGGTCTCCTCCTCGATACTGGCGGTGGTCGCACAGCGCCTGGTGCGGCTGCTGTGCCGCGAATGCAAAGTGCCGTATACCCCCAGCGCCGAGGAGCTGTCGCGCATCGGGATGCGGCCGGCACAGCTAACGGGCCCTATTTACCGCCCTGCCCCCAACGGTTGTAAAGCTTGCCGCGGTACCGGCTACCGTGGTCGCACGGCCATCAACGAACTGATGCTGATGGAAGACGAGGTACGGGTGCTGGTGATGAAGAACGCCGATGCGGCCACCATCCGACGCGCCTGCACCAGCCGCGGCATGCGGCTGTTGCGCCAGGACGGCGCCGAGCAGATTTTGGCCGGGCTAACCACGATCGAAGAATTACTGTCGGTGACCCAGGAAGATATCATCTAA